One window of the Arthrobacter sp. D5-1 genome contains the following:
- a CDS encoding S9 family peptidase: MKPEQLPLLNSVSAPAIHPDGTKAVVSVTRPDFDADSYVGQLWTVPLDTTKHPRRITRGFRDSSPAFSPDGLVLAFLRSDPDGKPQIFVVEAAGGEPQRITDQHTGVAGFVWAPDSHRIAFLARVPEQGRYGTVEGVTSGGEDARLLTANQYRMNGVGYTSDQRQQVFVVEVPELGGEPAVAPRGRAAHERPAPAAPGIPAARQLTFGDSDHESPCFSADGAHLYFVAALHEGHDDDLVTSVYRVEAGGSQPSVVEPSNAGLQTVTGVRTSLDGRWLFYTAQDLGTTGKDFVARNGVLYVMPVDGGEATALTDEEHLDVSGPLEPSGPASVLVLNTALGSVELLDVPADGEIMPLVHGARVVIGATVAANGEIAVSLADASTMGDVASLVRGELRLLTDFSAALRNNSRVSEPLDFDTESSDGHPVHGWLVLPDGPGPHPVLLSIHGGPFAQYTGAYFDEAQVYAAAGYAVVMCNPRGSAGYGQTHGRAIKGRMGTLDMQDVLAFLDAALAAHSTVLDKDRVGIMGGSYGGYLTAWTIAHDHRFKAAIVERGFLDPVSFAGSSDIGWFFGGEYTGGTPEQMTAQSPMAVVGAVQTPTLVVHSENDLRCPIEQGQRYYSHLKAQGVETALLVFPGEDHELSRSGTPHHRKQRFDHILDWWARYLPTASNQAEGQVH, from the coding sequence GTGAAACCCGAGCAACTGCCACTGCTGAACTCCGTGTCCGCCCCTGCCATCCACCCCGATGGGACCAAGGCGGTGGTTTCTGTCACCAGGCCGGATTTTGACGCAGACAGTTATGTTGGCCAACTGTGGACGGTCCCCTTGGACACCACCAAACACCCGCGTCGCATTACCCGCGGCTTCAGGGACAGTTCGCCTGCCTTCTCACCCGACGGCCTTGTCCTGGCCTTCCTCCGGAGCGATCCGGACGGCAAGCCGCAAATATTCGTCGTGGAGGCTGCCGGCGGCGAGCCGCAGCGGATCACGGATCAGCACACCGGAGTGGCAGGATTCGTGTGGGCGCCCGATTCGCACCGGATTGCTTTCCTGGCGCGCGTCCCGGAACAAGGACGTTACGGAACGGTGGAGGGTGTGACCTCCGGCGGCGAGGATGCCCGACTGCTCACTGCGAACCAGTACAGAATGAACGGCGTGGGGTACACCTCCGATCAGCGCCAGCAGGTCTTCGTTGTTGAAGTACCGGAATTGGGCGGTGAGCCCGCGGTAGCGCCCCGTGGGCGCGCGGCCCACGAACGGCCAGCACCTGCTGCGCCCGGGATTCCAGCGGCCAGGCAACTGACGTTTGGTGATTCAGACCACGAGTCCCCGTGCTTTTCTGCCGACGGCGCGCACCTCTACTTCGTGGCGGCGCTGCATGAAGGGCACGACGACGATCTTGTCACCTCGGTTTACAGGGTGGAGGCCGGCGGAAGCCAGCCGTCCGTCGTCGAACCATCCAATGCAGGCCTTCAAACCGTCACCGGCGTCCGGACCTCCTTGGATGGACGCTGGCTGTTCTATACCGCCCAGGACCTGGGCACTACAGGCAAGGACTTTGTTGCCCGGAACGGTGTCCTGTACGTCATGCCGGTGGACGGGGGAGAAGCAACGGCCCTGACCGATGAAGAACATCTGGACGTTTCAGGGCCTTTGGAACCGAGCGGACCTGCCAGCGTGCTTGTCCTGAATACCGCCCTGGGCAGCGTTGAACTGCTCGACGTTCCCGCCGATGGCGAGATCATGCCGCTGGTCCATGGTGCCAGGGTAGTCATTGGCGCAACGGTTGCCGCCAACGGTGAGATCGCCGTGAGTCTCGCGGACGCTTCAACCATGGGCGACGTCGCTTCCCTGGTTCGTGGGGAACTGCGCTTGTTGACCGACTTCTCAGCCGCGCTCAGGAACAATTCCCGCGTCAGCGAGCCCTTGGACTTCGACACCGAATCCTCTGATGGGCATCCGGTGCATGGTTGGCTGGTCCTGCCGGACGGGCCCGGACCGCATCCGGTGCTGCTGTCCATCCACGGTGGTCCATTCGCCCAGTACACGGGAGCTTATTTCGATGAAGCGCAAGTCTACGCTGCCGCCGGATACGCAGTAGTGATGTGCAATCCCCGTGGCTCAGCCGGTTACGGCCAAACGCACGGCCGCGCCATCAAAGGGCGCATGGGAACCTTGGACATGCAGGACGTGCTGGCATTTCTGGATGCGGCCTTGGCCGCCCATAGCACGGTGCTGGACAAGGACCGGGTGGGCATCATGGGTGGTTCCTACGGGGGTTACCTGACCGCCTGGACCATCGCCCACGATCACCGCTTCAAAGCAGCAATCGTTGAACGCGGATTCCTGGACCCGGTCAGCTTCGCGGGGTCCTCGGATATCGGCTGGTTTTTCGGCGGTGAGTACACGGGTGGCACTCCTGAGCAGATGACGGCCCAGAGCCCCATGGCAGTTGTGGGTGCCGTTCAAACTCCAACGCTGGTGGTGCACAGCGAAAACGATCTTCGATGCCCCATCGAACAAGGGCAGCGCTACTACTCACACCTGAAGGCCCAGGGCGTTGAGACCGCTTTGTTGGTTTTCCCCGGCGAGGACCACGAGTTGTCCAGGTCCGGGACGCCGCACCACCGCAAGCAGCGCTTTGACCACATCCTTGACTGGTGGGCACGGTATTTGCCTACTGCCTCGAATCAGGCGGAGGGCCAGGTGCACTAA
- a CDS encoding GntR family transcriptional regulator: protein MANQLGLNIDRSSPVPLYHQVVQGIEAAIHSGLLEPGSRLDNEIDLAAQLNLSRPTMRKAMDELVRSGLLVRKRGVGTQVVSSQVRRPLELSSLFDDLTNNGKKPTTEVLSFSHMEADAPTLATLQLPAGSKVYHFTRLRKVGGKPLALMENWVRDDIATMDEAMLAAEGLYAILRRGGVNFRLATQRIGAMIANDYQAPLLETDVNSALVTMERTAVDDTGRRVETGHHVYRADSYSFEMTLVQR from the coding sequence GTGGCGAATCAACTTGGCCTGAACATCGACCGATCCTCCCCCGTGCCCCTTTACCATCAGGTCGTCCAAGGCATCGAAGCCGCGATCCACAGCGGCCTCCTGGAGCCCGGAAGTCGGCTGGATAACGAGATTGACCTCGCAGCACAGCTCAACCTGTCCCGGCCCACCATGCGTAAAGCCATGGATGAACTGGTCCGTTCCGGCCTTCTGGTCCGCAAACGCGGCGTCGGAACCCAGGTGGTCTCCAGTCAGGTTCGTCGGCCGCTGGAGCTCTCAAGCCTGTTTGACGACCTCACCAACAACGGCAAGAAACCCACCACGGAAGTACTGAGTTTCTCCCACATGGAGGCTGACGCGCCAACTCTGGCAACTCTGCAACTCCCGGCCGGTTCCAAGGTTTACCACTTCACCCGCCTACGCAAAGTGGGCGGTAAGCCATTGGCGTTGATGGAGAACTGGGTTCGCGACGACATCGCCACTATGGACGAAGCCATGCTTGCGGCCGAGGGCCTCTATGCGATTCTGCGCAGGGGTGGTGTGAACTTCCGCTTGGCCACGCAGCGGATCGGCGCAATGATCGCCAATGACTACCAGGCACCCCTTCTTGAAACCGACGTCAACTCTGCTTTGGTCACCATGGAACGCACCGCGGTAGACGACACCGGGCGACGGGTCGAAACCGGCCATCACGTGTACCGCGCCGATTCCTACAGCTTTGAAATGACCCTCGTACAGCGCTAA
- a CDS encoding type III polyketide synthase, translated as MPVYVRSLETAVPPTILVQQQAREVFASQPGLTRLGTRLVTTCFDSAAIDTRYTAVAELSLDAHPENPKFFDPETNRVLSPSTKVRNEIFATEATKLFVEAGKTAVAQASGIDLDDITHVITVSCTGFFNPGPDYKVVRALGLNPAVQRYHLGFMGCYAAFPALKAAKQFCVADPEAVVLVICVELCSLHVRTSNDPDTIMGSAIFGDGAAAAVVTAREPEGPEPVIRLDHFETVLTPVGEEAMAWNIGDEGFEMVLGSYVPHIIEEHITGALEPLLAKEPNLAGLPYRDITHWAIHPGGRSILDKVESKLELTQEQLIPARETLREYGNMSSATVLFVLKYMLGQAATEREERICSMAFGPGLTVETGLFTLVSPDL; from the coding sequence ATGCCGGTATACGTGAGGTCCCTTGAAACCGCAGTTCCGCCAACAATCCTCGTGCAGCAGCAGGCCCGCGAAGTCTTCGCCTCCCAACCAGGCCTGACACGACTGGGAACGCGCCTGGTCACCACCTGTTTCGACTCGGCGGCAATCGACACCCGCTACACGGCCGTTGCCGAGCTCAGCCTTGATGCCCATCCGGAGAATCCCAAGTTCTTCGACCCCGAAACCAACAGGGTCCTTAGCCCCAGCACCAAAGTACGCAACGAAATTTTCGCTACCGAAGCCACCAAGCTGTTTGTGGAGGCCGGAAAGACGGCGGTTGCCCAAGCTTCCGGTATCGACCTCGACGACATCACCCACGTCATCACCGTGTCCTGTACGGGCTTCTTCAATCCGGGCCCCGATTACAAGGTTGTCAGGGCCTTGGGCCTGAACCCTGCCGTCCAGCGCTACCACCTGGGTTTCATGGGCTGCTACGCCGCGTTCCCTGCCCTCAAAGCCGCCAAACAGTTCTGCGTGGCTGATCCGGAGGCCGTGGTCCTGGTCATCTGTGTTGAACTCTGCTCCCTTCACGTCCGCACCTCCAACGATCCCGACACCATCATGGGTTCGGCCATCTTCGGTGACGGCGCGGCGGCAGCCGTCGTGACGGCCCGGGAACCCGAAGGACCGGAACCGGTCATCAGGCTGGACCACTTCGAAACGGTTCTCACGCCTGTGGGCGAGGAAGCCATGGCCTGGAACATCGGCGACGAAGGATTCGAAATGGTGCTGGGCTCCTACGTACCCCACATCATCGAGGAACACATCACAGGGGCATTGGAACCACTCCTCGCCAAGGAACCCAATCTCGCTGGGCTCCCTTACCGGGATATCACCCATTGGGCCATCCACCCGGGCGGCCGCAGCATCCTTGACAAGGTCGAGTCCAAGCTGGAGCTAACCCAGGAACAATTGATTCCGGCCCGGGAGACACTGCGTGAATACGGCAACATGAGCAGCGCTACGGTGCTCTTCGTCCTGAAGTACATGTTGGGCCAGGCCGCTACCGAACGCGAAGAACGTATCTGTTCCATGGCGTTCGGTCCAGGCCTGACGGTGGAGACGGGCCTCTTCACGCTGGTCTCCCCCGATCTGTGA
- a CDS encoding NAD(P)/FAD-dependent oxidoreductase → MFDVVIVGAGPVGLFMGALLLQQGHQVRILERRASHSDSSRAIGIHPPALAELARAGVAGELIAAGVHIHRGVAYSQGRMVARLAFDGDPHFPFILAVPQTVTEKVLERTVMDLDSAAIVRGADVQEVVDDFRSVRVLADSAVGGLEFRARLVVAADGAHSAIRQRILPHLPSRSYPDCYIMGDFADATPHGTDAVLYLEPAGIVESFPLPDGVRRWVVRLGSPDKGTTAAGLAELIGARTGEVPDARSNTMLSAFEVRSRLAARMVHGRVVLLGDAAHEISPIGGQGMNLGWLDAAALAPIMDASFGGADVGRLLEHFERSRKKAAQRASRQAGLNMALGRPLPPSVMDARNRFFAGVLGLPSIAGVVERRFTMR, encoded by the coding sequence ATGTTTGACGTAGTGATCGTCGGTGCCGGGCCCGTGGGACTGTTCATGGGAGCCCTGTTGCTTCAGCAAGGGCATCAGGTGCGGATACTGGAACGGAGGGCCAGCCACAGTGACAGTTCGCGGGCCATCGGTATCCATCCACCGGCGTTGGCGGAGCTGGCCCGCGCCGGGGTTGCCGGAGAGTTGATTGCAGCCGGCGTTCATATCCACCGTGGAGTTGCCTACAGCCAGGGGCGCATGGTTGCCCGGCTGGCGTTCGACGGCGACCCCCACTTCCCGTTCATCCTTGCGGTACCGCAGACGGTTACCGAAAAGGTCCTGGAAAGGACTGTCATGGATCTGGACTCCGCGGCGATCGTCCGCGGTGCGGATGTCCAGGAAGTGGTGGATGACTTCAGGTCCGTGCGCGTCTTGGCGGATTCAGCCGTTGGAGGCCTGGAGTTCCGCGCCCGGTTGGTGGTAGCCGCAGACGGGGCGCACTCAGCGATCCGCCAAAGGATCCTGCCGCACTTGCCGTCACGGAGCTATCCGGACTGCTACATCATGGGTGATTTCGCTGATGCCACTCCCCATGGCACGGATGCCGTCCTCTATCTGGAACCGGCCGGGATTGTGGAGTCGTTTCCGCTGCCGGACGGGGTGCGCCGATGGGTGGTGAGGCTGGGGTCACCCGACAAGGGCACGACGGCGGCCGGGCTGGCTGAGCTGATCGGCGCCAGAACGGGCGAAGTTCCGGACGCCCGCAGCAACACCATGCTGAGTGCCTTCGAGGTGCGGTCCCGGCTTGCGGCGCGAATGGTCCACGGCCGGGTGGTGTTGCTCGGCGACGCCGCCCACGAAATCAGTCCGATCGGTGGTCAAGGCATGAACCTGGGCTGGTTGGACGCCGCGGCACTTGCACCGATCATGGATGCTTCATTTGGTGGGGCCGACGTGGGGCGGCTGCTGGAGCATTTCGAACGGTCCCGCAAAAAGGCGGCCCAACGGGCTTCGCGTCAGGCCGGACTTAACATGGCGCTGGGCAGGCCGTTGCCACCGTCGGTCATGGACGCCCGGAACAGGTTCTTCGCCGGCGTGCTCGGGCTTCCATCAATAGCAGGGGTGGTGGAACGGCGTTTCACCATGCGTTAG
- a CDS encoding peptide deformylase, with protein MNHQPHHEAASPATDYNPTQIRDAVRRLLDAEELPTIVQAGHPVLRQLAAPFDGQLDDVELMALVERMREVMHDAPGVGLAAPQLGIPLQLAVLEDQYDLDPASAAVRHREHMEFFAIVNPQCRPLGVETASFYEGCLSVNGYQAVVTRHRNVELSYVTPAGEPVEEWFSGWQARIVQHETDHLLGTLYLDRAEIRSLSSNAEHSARWATPEIEDARRSLGFLR; from the coding sequence ATGAACCATCAACCTCATCACGAGGCCGCGAGCCCAGCCACGGACTACAACCCCACCCAGATCCGGGACGCCGTCCGCAGGTTGCTTGATGCGGAAGAACTTCCCACGATCGTCCAGGCTGGACACCCCGTGCTGCGTCAACTCGCCGCCCCCTTCGATGGCCAGCTGGACGACGTCGAACTGATGGCGTTGGTGGAGCGGATGCGCGAGGTGATGCACGACGCTCCCGGCGTCGGGTTGGCTGCACCCCAGCTGGGCATCCCCCTGCAGTTGGCCGTGCTGGAGGACCAGTACGATCTTGACCCCGCCTCCGCCGCGGTACGGCATCGGGAGCATATGGAGTTTTTCGCCATCGTGAACCCGCAGTGCCGTCCGCTGGGGGTGGAGACGGCCTCCTTCTATGAGGGCTGCCTCTCCGTCAACGGTTACCAGGCTGTGGTGACCCGTCACCGGAATGTAGAACTGAGCTACGTTACGCCCGCGGGTGAGCCAGTGGAGGAATGGTTCTCAGGCTGGCAGGCGCGCATAGTGCAACATGAGACGGACCATCTCCTCGGCACGCTGTACCTGGACCGTGCCGAAATCAGGTCGTTGTCCAGTAACGCGGAGCACTCGGCCCGCTGGGCAACTCCGGAGATCGAGGATGCACGCCGGAGCCTGGGCTTCCTGCGCTGA
- the iolB gene encoding 5-deoxy-glucuronate isomerase, whose protein sequence is MTNWVYPLGTAADGDWDISLGTSDSATVVDGWAHTGLKVATLAAGAAVELPAVSEERIVVPLNGSFTVTVDGVEHPLGGRSSVFNGPTDVLYSGIGKAVTISSSDGGRVAVATAPAQASHPTRLVTAAETPVELRGAGNCSRQVHNFGTPAALEADRFIVCEVITPAGNWSSYPPHKHDEEKDGETHLEEIYYFETQVAAGSGAPSDADAIGYQRVYASDERPIDVSAEVRTGDVVLVPYGWHGPAMAAPGYDMYYLNVMAGPGPVREWLISDDPHHGWVRQSWDGQDIDPRLPFGV, encoded by the coding sequence ATGACCAATTGGGTCTACCCCCTGGGCACCGCCGCAGACGGCGACTGGGATATTTCACTCGGAACCTCCGACTCCGCAACGGTGGTGGACGGCTGGGCCCATACGGGACTGAAGGTCGCGACGCTCGCCGCGGGCGCCGCCGTCGAACTTCCAGCGGTGAGTGAGGAACGGATTGTGGTTCCCCTCAACGGATCATTCACTGTCACAGTGGACGGCGTCGAACACCCCCTTGGGGGACGTTCATCCGTATTCAACGGTCCCACTGACGTCTTGTATTCAGGCATAGGCAAAGCAGTCACCATCAGTTCGTCCGACGGCGGTCGCGTCGCTGTGGCCACTGCCCCGGCACAAGCCTCCCACCCAACGCGACTGGTAACAGCTGCTGAGACGCCTGTTGAATTGCGTGGAGCCGGCAATTGCTCACGGCAAGTCCACAATTTCGGGACACCGGCTGCCCTGGAAGCAGACCGTTTTATTGTCTGCGAGGTCATCACCCCTGCCGGCAACTGGTCCTCCTATCCCCCGCATAAGCATGATGAGGAGAAGGACGGAGAAACGCACCTCGAGGAAATCTACTATTTCGAGACCCAGGTTGCCGCCGGCTCCGGCGCTCCTTCCGACGCGGATGCCATTGGCTATCAGCGCGTTTATGCCTCTGATGAGCGCCCCATTGATGTTTCGGCAGAGGTCCGCACGGGTGACGTAGTCCTGGTTCCCTACGGCTGGCATGGCCCCGCCATGGCGGCTCCTGGCTATGACATGTATTACCTCAACGTGATGGCTGGTCCCGGACCGGTCCGCGAATGGCTTATCAGCGACGACCCCCACCATGGCTGGGTCCGGCAGAGTTGGGACGGCCAGGACATCGACCCACGGCTTCCGTTCGGGGTTTGA
- a CDS encoding nuclear transport factor 2 family protein: MTDSSSLDHVLGFVRTVEAGGGAAELRPYLAEDFQLTEWPHALSKTGSTRNLQDTLAGADHSKDIVADQRFEVVRTTSEGDRVVLEMNWSATLLLDLPHWDRGDTIRARSTAVFELRDGLIVSQDTYDCYYTTPE; this comes from the coding sequence ATGACCGATTCATCTTCTTTGGACCACGTATTGGGGTTCGTCAGGACTGTTGAAGCCGGCGGCGGAGCTGCTGAGCTGCGGCCCTACCTTGCTGAGGACTTCCAACTCACGGAGTGGCCCCATGCGTTGTCCAAAACAGGTTCCACCAGGAACCTGCAGGACACTCTGGCCGGCGCCGACCACAGCAAGGACATTGTTGCCGATCAGCGTTTCGAGGTGGTCCGCACCACCAGCGAAGGCGACCGCGTGGTACTCGAGATGAACTGGTCGGCCACGCTGCTCCTTGACCTCCCGCACTGGGACCGCGGCGATACCATCAGGGCCAGGAGCACAGCGGTCTTTGAGCTGCGGGACGGGCTGATAGTCAGCCAGGATACGTACGACTGCTATTACACGACGCCGGAGTAG
- a CDS encoding class I SAM-dependent methyltransferase, whose translation MDRADCDPDRLTRTYARFPVVNSLLSGWSGTYRRRIRPVLAAKGAASLLDIGCGSGDVARSLAGWARKDGFRLTVTAIDPDARAFAFAAKLPAMEGVTYRQAHSSELVAEGLVFDFVISNHILHHLDAGQIAGVLRDSEALSRGLVLHNDLKRSNVSYLLFMAFFWPLGLGSFIWGDGLVSIKRSYTAAELASTVPASWRVQANGLWHHLLVHEERPDSETREENV comes from the coding sequence ATGGACAGGGCTGACTGCGACCCCGACCGCCTCACCCGGACCTATGCCAGGTTTCCGGTGGTCAACAGTCTTCTTTCGGGGTGGAGCGGTACCTATCGCCGCAGGATCCGCCCGGTGTTGGCTGCCAAGGGCGCAGCGTCGCTGTTGGACATCGGGTGCGGCAGTGGTGACGTGGCACGGAGCCTTGCTGGGTGGGCCCGGAAGGATGGCTTCCGTCTCACTGTGACTGCGATCGATCCGGATGCCAGGGCTTTTGCCTTTGCCGCGAAGCTTCCCGCGATGGAGGGTGTCACCTACCGTCAAGCACACAGTTCCGAGCTCGTCGCAGAAGGGCTGGTGTTCGATTTCGTTATCTCCAACCACATCCTTCACCACCTCGACGCCGGGCAGATCGCCGGTGTCCTGCGCGACTCGGAGGCGCTCAGCCGCGGCCTCGTCCTCCACAACGACCTCAAACGCAGCAACGTCTCCTACCTGCTGTTCATGGCCTTTTTCTGGCCCTTGGGCCTGGGCTCCTTTATCTGGGGCGACGGCCTTGTATCCATCAAGCGCAGCTACACCGCCGCGGAACTGGCATCCACCGTTCCGGCGAGTTGGAGGGTCCAGGCAAATGGTCTTTGGCATCACCTGCTGGTCCACGAGGAGCGCCCGGATTCGGAAACAAGGGAAGAGAATGTTTGA
- a CDS encoding excinuclease ABC subunit UvrA, translating to MMTIAASTDTEFPEPHVADTHDLIRVQGARENNLKDVSIEIPKRRLTVFTGVSGSGKSSLVFATIAAESQRMINETYSAFVQGFMPSLARPDVDVLEGLTTAIIVDQERMGSNPRSTVGTATDANAMLRILFSRLGQPHIGSPNAYSFNVPTVKASGAITVERGEGKTKTEKATFNRLGGMCSRCEGMGSVNDFDLTALYDDTKSLSEGALTIPGYTMDGWYGRIFSGSGFFNMDKPIAKFTKKELHDLLYREPTKIKVEGINLTYEGVIPKIQKSMLSKDVDALQPHIRAFVERAITFTTCPECEGTRLSPEARSSKINGKSIADVCTMQISDLAGWIRELHEPSVAPLLKGLQHLLDSFAEIGLGYLSLDRPAGTLSGGEAQRTKMIRHLGSSLTDVTYVFDEPTIGLHPHDIERMNQLLLQLRDKGNTVLVVEHKPETIAIADHVVDLGPGAGSGGGSVCYEGDLEGLRGSDTITGRHLDDRASIKDSVRSATGQLEIRGASTNNLKNVDVDIPLGVLCVLTGVAGSGKSSLIHGSVATREGVLVIDQGAIRGSRRSNPATYTGLLEPVRKAFAKANGVKPALFSSNSEGACPTCNGAGVIYTDLGVMATVESTCEECDGKRFQASVLEYRLGDRNIAEVLAMSVDEAEVFFKEGEAKTPAAHKILDRLADVGLGYLTLGQPLTTLSGGERQRLKLATQMSEKGDIYILDEPTTGLHLADVQNLLGMLDRLVESGKSVIVIEHHQAVMAHADWIIDLGPGAGHDGGTIVFAGTPAELVAGKSTLTGKHLAAYVGA from the coding sequence ATGATGACTATTGCCGCGAGCACTGACACAGAGTTTCCCGAGCCGCATGTCGCAGACACCCACGATCTCATCAGGGTCCAGGGTGCGCGCGAGAACAACCTGAAGGACGTCAGCATCGAGATTCCGAAGCGCCGGCTGACGGTGTTCACGGGCGTCTCCGGCTCAGGAAAGAGCTCCCTGGTTTTCGCCACGATCGCTGCAGAGTCGCAGCGCATGATCAACGAAACGTACAGCGCTTTTGTCCAAGGGTTCATGCCCTCGCTGGCCCGCCCCGACGTGGACGTGTTGGAAGGCCTGACGACGGCCATCATCGTTGACCAGGAGCGCATGGGCTCCAACCCCCGTTCAACAGTTGGCACCGCCACGGACGCCAACGCCATGCTCCGGATCCTCTTCAGCCGTCTCGGCCAACCACACATTGGTTCACCCAACGCCTACTCCTTCAACGTCCCCACGGTGAAGGCCAGTGGAGCCATCACAGTAGAGCGCGGCGAGGGGAAAACGAAGACAGAGAAAGCCACGTTCAACCGCTTGGGCGGTATGTGTTCACGCTGCGAAGGCATGGGATCCGTCAATGACTTCGATCTCACGGCACTCTACGACGACACCAAGTCGCTCAGCGAAGGCGCGCTCACCATTCCCGGGTACACCATGGATGGTTGGTATGGACGGATCTTCAGCGGTTCCGGGTTCTTCAATATGGACAAGCCCATAGCCAAGTTCACCAAGAAGGAACTCCACGATCTCCTGTACCGTGAGCCCACCAAAATCAAGGTGGAGGGAATCAACCTCACCTACGAAGGCGTCATCCCCAAGATCCAGAAGTCGATGCTCAGCAAGGACGTGGACGCCTTGCAGCCCCACATCCGCGCATTCGTTGAGCGGGCCATCACGTTCACCACATGCCCGGAGTGCGAGGGCACCAGGTTAAGCCCCGAAGCACGGTCTTCGAAGATTAACGGCAAGAGTATCGCCGATGTCTGCACCATGCAGATCAGCGACCTCGCTGGCTGGATCCGCGAACTCCATGAGCCCTCAGTGGCGCCCCTCCTGAAAGGACTCCAGCACCTTTTGGATTCTTTCGCGGAGATCGGCCTGGGCTATCTGTCGCTCGACCGGCCTGCCGGCACGTTATCCGGGGGAGAGGCGCAGCGTACCAAGATGATCCGGCACCTGGGATCCTCCCTCACCGATGTGACGTACGTTTTTGATGAACCCACCATCGGACTCCACCCGCACGACATCGAGCGAATGAACCAACTGTTGCTGCAGTTGCGGGACAAGGGCAACACGGTGCTCGTGGTGGAACACAAGCCCGAAACGATCGCAATCGCAGACCACGTGGTTGACCTTGGCCCCGGCGCAGGAAGCGGCGGGGGCTCTGTCTGCTACGAGGGAGATCTGGAGGGTTTGCGGGGGAGCGACACCATCACTGGGCGCCACCTGGACGACCGTGCTTCGATCAAGGATTCAGTACGTTCTGCCACCGGCCAGCTGGAGATCCGGGGCGCCTCAACCAACAACCTCAAAAACGTCGACGTCGACATCCCCTTGGGCGTTCTCTGCGTTCTGACCGGCGTGGCAGGCTCAGGCAAAAGCTCACTGATCCATGGCTCGGTGGCCACGCGTGAGGGCGTGCTGGTGATCGACCAAGGCGCCATCCGCGGCTCGCGCAGGAGCAACCCCGCCACCTACACCGGACTCCTGGAACCCGTCCGTAAAGCCTTCGCGAAGGCAAACGGTGTGAAGCCGGCCCTGTTCAGCTCCAACTCGGAAGGCGCCTGCCCTACATGTAATGGCGCCGGTGTCATTTACACTGACCTCGGAGTCATGGCGACCGTGGAATCCACCTGTGAAGAATGCGATGGAAAGCGCTTTCAGGCATCAGTTCTGGAATACAGGCTGGGGGACCGCAATATTGCAGAAGTGCTTGCAATGTCTGTGGATGAGGCGGAAGTCTTCTTCAAAGAAGGAGAGGCCAAAACGCCGGCCGCGCACAAAATTCTGGACCGCTTGGCAGATGTTGGCCTCGGCTATCTGACCCTTGGCCAGCCGCTGACCACGTTGTCCGGCGGTGAGCGCCAGCGCCTGAAGCTCGCCACGCAGATGTCCGAAAAGGGTGACATCTACATCCTGGACGAGCCGACCACCGGCCTACACCTGGCCGATGTCCAAAATTTGCTGGGAATGCTGGACCGCCTGGTGGAGTCGGGCAAATCCGTGATTGTGATCGAACACCACCAAGCAGTGATGGCGCACGCCGACTGGATTATCGACCTGGGACCTGGCGCAGGACACGACGGCGGAACGATAGTTTTCGCCGGAACGCCGGCTGAGCTTGTGGCCGGGAAATCAACGCTGACGGGCAAGCACTTGGCGGCTTACGTAGGTGCCTGA